Proteins from a genomic interval of Mustela lutreola isolate mMusLut2 chromosome 4, mMusLut2.pri, whole genome shotgun sequence:
- the LOC131829633 gene encoding cytochrome b-c1 complex subunit 7-like produces the protein MASRPAVAASSQWLEGIRKWYYNAAGFNKLGLMRDDTIHENDDVKEAIRRLPENLYNDRMFRIKRALDLTMRHQILPKEQWTKYEDKFYLEPYLKEVIRERKEREEWAKK, from the coding sequence ATGGCGAGCAGGCCTGCCGTTGCAGCATCAAGCCAGTGGCTGGAGGGTATTCGAAAATGGTACTACAATGCTGCAGGGTTCAATAAACTGGGGTTAATGCGAGATGATACAATACATGAGAATGATGATGTGAAAGAAGCCATAAGAAGGCTACCTGAGAACCTTTATAATGACAGGATGTTTCGCATTAAGAGGGCACTGGACCTGACCATGAGGCATCAGATCTTGCCTAAAGAGCAATGGACAAAATACGAGGATAAATTCTACCTTGAACCGTATCTGAAAGAAGTTATtcgggaaaggaaagagagagaagaatgggcaAAGAAGTAA